The Amycolatopsis sp. 195334CR genome window below encodes:
- the vanH gene encoding D-lactate dehydrogenase VanH encodes MGITVYGCGPDEAALFREMSSRFGIRPTIVEDAVSEANVALAAGNRCISVGHKTRITDETLLALSQAGVGYISTRSIGYNHLDVSYAKSVGISVENVTYSPDSVADYTLMLMLMSVRNAKSMIRRTDVHDYRLHEVRGKELRDLTVGIIGTGRIGAAVVDRLRGFGCQILAHDSRPGISAEYVSLDELLRQSDIVTLHTPLTADTHHLLDRQRIKEMRRGAYVVNTGRGPLLDTEALVDALENDELGGAALDVLEGEDGIFYADRRNEPVDSDLLLRLQKLPNVIISPHTAYYTDHALGDTVENSIVNCLNFESRKQHWI; translated from the coding sequence ATGGGGATCACGGTTTACGGGTGCGGGCCGGACGAGGCCGCCCTGTTCCGGGAGATGTCGTCCCGCTTCGGGATCCGGCCGACCATCGTCGAGGATGCGGTGTCCGAGGCCAATGTCGCGCTGGCGGCGGGAAATCGGTGCATCAGCGTGGGGCACAAGACCCGGATCACCGACGAAACGCTGCTCGCGCTCAGCCAGGCGGGTGTGGGCTACATCTCCACCAGGAGCATCGGGTACAACCACCTCGACGTGTCGTACGCGAAGAGCGTCGGCATTTCCGTGGAGAACGTCACCTACTCGCCGGACAGCGTGGCCGACTACACGCTGATGCTGATGTTGATGTCCGTGCGGAACGCCAAATCCATGATCAGGCGCACGGACGTCCACGACTACCGGCTGCACGAAGTGCGCGGGAAAGAGCTGCGCGATCTGACCGTCGGAATCATCGGCACGGGTCGCATCGGCGCGGCCGTCGTGGACCGGCTTCGGGGCTTCGGCTGCCAGATCCTGGCTCACGACAGCCGTCCCGGGATCTCCGCCGAATACGTTTCTCTGGACGAATTGTTGCGGCAGAGCGACATCGTGACGCTTCACACGCCCCTCACCGCGGACACCCACCACCTGCTGGATCGTCAGCGCATCAAGGAAATGAGGCGTGGCGCGTACGTGGTGAACACCGGGCGCGGTCCGCTGCTCGACACCGAGGCACTCGTCGACGCGCTGGAGAACGACGAACTGGGCGGTGCGGCGCTGGACGTGCTCGAAGGAGAGGACGGAATCTTCTACGCGGACCGCCGGAACGAGCCGGTGGACAGCGATCTGCTGCTGCGACTGCAGAAACTCCCGAACGTGATCATCAGCCCGCACACCGCCTACTACACGGACCACGCCCTTGGCGACACCGTGGAGAACTCCATTGTCAACTGCCTGAACTTCGAAAGCAGAAAGCAGCACTGGATATGA
- a CDS encoding TetR/AcrR family transcriptional regulator translates to MASRAESAAATRRALVDAAADLLDSGGPDAVTLRAVGARAGVTRGAPYGHFPDKDSLLTTVAAEALERLADQVRAVRTDPEVPAADTLRRGLGALMTIGRHQPHLYRLMFTTPAGAPAAVQAATEAADRAMDEFLAIVGGVVGGEHTQRYAALLLSSAHGITDLEVNGHLAAHKWAVTPEDLVGTLIAMIGHQT, encoded by the coding sequence ATGGCCAGCCGAGCGGAATCCGCCGCCGCGACGCGGCGCGCCCTGGTGGACGCCGCCGCCGACCTGCTGGACAGCGGCGGCCCGGACGCGGTGACGCTGCGCGCGGTCGGCGCCCGAGCCGGCGTCACCCGAGGGGCGCCGTACGGGCACTTCCCGGACAAGGACAGCCTGCTGACCACCGTCGCCGCCGAAGCGCTGGAACGACTCGCAGATCAGGTGCGGGCCGTGCGCACCGACCCCGAGGTACCCGCCGCGGACACCCTGCGGCGCGGCTTGGGCGCCCTGATGACGATCGGCCGTCACCAGCCGCACCTGTACCGCCTCATGTTCACCACCCCGGCCGGCGCCCCGGCCGCGGTCCAGGCCGCAACGGAAGCGGCCGACCGCGCCATGGACGAGTTCCTCGCCATCGTCGGCGGGGTCGTCGGCGGTGAGCACACCCAGCGGTACGCCGCGCTGCTGTTGTCCAGCGCGCACGGCATCACGGACCTGGAAGTCAACGGGCACCTGGCCGCGCACAAATGGGCGGTCACGCCCGAGGACCTGGTCGGGACCCTGATCGCGATGATCGGCCATCAAACCTAG
- a CDS encoding SDR family oxidoreductase, with amino-acid sequence MTVSHETVVVTGASTGIGAASARELARRGFHVLAGVRREQDADALRGPGIEPVILDITQPEHIAELAGRVSSLRALVNNAAVQTNAPVEALPLSEWRRQFEVNLFGHIAVTQALLPALLRRSGRVVNISSVGGRVAMATYGPYASTKFALEAVSDSLRRELAPLGVRVVVVEPGAVRTEMPDRVIAATKQQAATMSPEHRERYGKLIQAANAHAAAHIPGGRSAADAAKVIAKAVTAGKPRTRYTVGRDAALGTRLARVVPDRLLDWALAASLRPHYPKVSPVPR; translated from the coding sequence ATGACAGTGTCACATGAAACCGTGGTTGTTACCGGAGCGTCGACCGGGATCGGTGCGGCGAGTGCCCGCGAGCTGGCTCGCCGGGGGTTCCACGTGTTGGCGGGGGTTCGTCGGGAGCAGGACGCGGACGCGCTTCGCGGGCCCGGCATCGAGCCGGTCATTCTCGACATCACGCAGCCCGAGCACATCGCCGAGTTGGCCGGGCGCGTGAGTTCGTTGCGAGCGCTGGTGAACAACGCGGCGGTTCAGACCAACGCGCCGGTGGAAGCCCTGCCGTTGAGCGAATGGCGTCGCCAGTTCGAGGTCAACCTGTTCGGCCACATCGCGGTCACGCAGGCACTGCTGCCCGCGCTGCTGCGTCGTTCGGGCCGGGTGGTCAACATCAGCTCGGTCGGCGGGCGGGTCGCGATGGCCACGTACGGCCCTTACGCGAGCACGAAATTCGCCCTCGAAGCAGTCAGCGACTCGCTGCGGCGGGAACTGGCGCCGCTGGGCGTGCGGGTGGTCGTCGTCGAGCCGGGCGCGGTGCGCACGGAGATGCCGGACCGGGTGATCGCCGCCACGAAACAGCAGGCCGCCACCATGTCGCCGGAACACCGCGAACGCTACGGAAAGCTGATCCAGGCGGCCAACGCGCACGCCGCCGCCCACATCCCGGGCGGCCGGTCCGCCGCCGACGCGGCCAAGGTGATCGCGAAGGCCGTGACCGCCGGGAAGCCGCGCACCCGCTACACCGTCGGCCGCGACGCGGCGCTGGGCACGCGGCTGGCCCGGGTGGTGCCGGACCGGTTGCTGGACTGGGCCCTCGCGGCCAGCTTGAGGCCGCACTACCCGAAGGTCAGTCCAGTTCCGCGGTGA
- a CDS encoding TetR/AcrR family transcriptional regulator, producing MSDRQTQILEAAVRVIAQDGVRGLRVEKLAAEAEVSTALIYYHFKDRAGVLRRALDHVNDRAVRYTESALSADDPRTRLEQMLLLELQDTDEVRTNSTAWGELRASAVFSDDLRESLRDSTEAWSADTETLIREAQAVGRVSATINPADAAERLTALVEGLSERWLSGSITLPRARELLTGAFTAELD from the coding sequence ATGTCCGATCGTCAGACCCAGATCCTGGAGGCCGCGGTCCGGGTGATCGCCCAGGACGGCGTGCGCGGCCTGCGGGTGGAGAAGCTCGCGGCCGAGGCCGAGGTGTCCACCGCGCTGATCTACTACCACTTCAAGGATCGGGCCGGGGTGCTCCGGCGGGCGCTGGACCACGTCAACGACCGGGCCGTGCGCTACACCGAAAGCGCGCTGAGCGCGGACGATCCGCGCACCCGCCTCGAGCAGATGCTGCTGCTGGAACTCCAGGACACCGACGAGGTCCGCACCAACAGCACCGCGTGGGGCGAACTCCGTGCCAGCGCGGTGTTTTCGGACGACCTGCGCGAGTCCCTGCGTGACAGCACCGAGGCCTGGTCGGCGGACACGGAAACCCTGATCCGCGAGGCGCAAGCCGTCGGCCGGGTCTCCGCGACCATCAACCCGGCCGATGCCGCCGAACGCCTGACCGCCCTCGTCGAAGGCCTCAGCGAACGCTGGCTCAGCGGCTCCATCACCCTGCCCCGCGCCCGAGAACTCCTCACCGGCGCCTTCACCGCGGAACTGGACTGA
- a CDS encoding agmatine/peptidylarginine deiminase — protein sequence MTGCEEPAPAAQRRLMPDEAEPHQRTWMAFGVSDRVWEPDQVPVVQRNLATIATTIARFEPVSMLVRPDELDLARELVGDAVELVPTPLDDLWLRDTGPVFVTGGAVDFNFNGWGGKQEHARDAEVAEFVAGRAGVPVVRTELVLEGGGIEVDGHGTAIITESCVLNRNRNPGWSKQDVEAELAELLGLRKIIWLPGIAGRDITDGHTDFYARFAGPGVVVAGLDNDPESYDYDVTRRHLDLLKTATDADGRPLRVEVINGPEHVRDDSEDFAAGYINFYVCNGAVIAPEFGDPEADSAARATLERLFPGRQVVQLDIDGIAAGGGGIHCTTQQQPLALQ from the coding sequence ATGACAGGCTGCGAAGAACCGGCCCCCGCCGCGCAGCGCCGGTTGATGCCGGACGAGGCCGAGCCACACCAGCGGACGTGGATGGCCTTCGGCGTCAGCGACCGCGTGTGGGAGCCCGACCAGGTGCCCGTCGTACAGCGGAACTTGGCCACCATCGCCACCACGATCGCCCGCTTCGAACCGGTGTCCATGCTCGTCCGCCCGGACGAACTGGACCTGGCCCGCGAACTCGTCGGCGACGCGGTCGAACTGGTCCCCACCCCGCTCGACGACCTGTGGTTGCGCGACACCGGCCCGGTGTTCGTGACCGGCGGCGCGGTCGACTTCAACTTCAACGGCTGGGGCGGCAAGCAGGAGCACGCGCGCGACGCCGAGGTCGCGGAGTTCGTCGCCGGGCGCGCCGGGGTTCCGGTGGTGCGCACCGAGCTGGTGCTCGAAGGCGGCGGCATCGAGGTCGACGGCCACGGCACGGCGATCATCACGGAAAGCTGCGTGCTCAACCGGAACCGCAACCCGGGTTGGTCCAAACAGGACGTCGAGGCGGAGCTGGCCGAACTGCTCGGCCTCCGGAAGATCATCTGGCTGCCCGGCATCGCCGGTCGCGACATCACCGACGGGCACACCGACTTCTACGCCCGGTTCGCCGGCCCCGGCGTGGTGGTCGCCGGACTGGACAACGACCCCGAGTCCTACGACTACGACGTCACCCGCCGCCACCTCGACCTGCTCAAAACCGCGACCGACGCCGACGGCCGCCCATTGCGCGTCGAAGTGATCAACGGCCCCGAGCACGTCCGGGACGACAGCGAGGACTTCGCGGCCGGCTACATCAACTTCTACGTGTGCAACGGCGCGGTGATCGCGCCGGAATTCGGGGACCCCGAAGCGGATTCGGCCGCCCGCGCGACCCTGGAGCGGCTCTTCCCCGGACGCCAGGTGGTGCAACTCGACATCGACGGCATCGCGGCGGGCGGGGGTGGGATCCACTGCACCACGCAGCAGCAGCCGCTGGCCCTACAGTGA
- a CDS encoding creatininase family protein: MTWQMVPTHTSGEAAGAEVAVLPVGSHEQHGAHLPLATDTVIACTIAEAVAGAHPVLRLPPVTISCSHEHAAWPGTVSISATTLAAIVTDVAASLKASGIEKLVLVNGHGGNYVLSNIVQQSKKMALFPTMECWDEVRAEARLETGAYSDMHAGELETSILLHAHPELVRPGYENADELAEDRRHMLTTGLEAYTKSGVVGRPSLATAAKGRDVLDRLVVAFGDCLASLA; this comes from the coding sequence ATGACGTGGCAGATGGTTCCGACGCACACTTCAGGGGAAGCCGCCGGTGCGGAGGTGGCGGTGTTGCCGGTGGGCAGCCACGAGCAGCATGGGGCTCACCTACCGCTGGCTACGGATACCGTGATCGCTTGCACGATTGCGGAGGCGGTCGCGGGGGCACATCCGGTGCTGCGCCTTCCCCCGGTCACCATTTCCTGTTCGCATGAGCACGCCGCCTGGCCTGGCACGGTCAGCATTTCGGCTACCACGCTCGCCGCGATCGTTACCGACGTGGCGGCGTCGCTCAAGGCGAGTGGCATTGAGAAGCTCGTGCTCGTCAACGGCCACGGGGGCAACTACGTGCTGAGCAACATCGTTCAGCAATCAAAGAAGATGGCGCTTTTCCCCACCATGGAGTGCTGGGACGAAGTGCGCGCCGAGGCCCGGCTGGAGACCGGCGCCTACAGCGACATGCACGCCGGCGAGCTGGAGACCTCGATCCTCCTCCACGCCCACCCCGAGCTGGTGCGTCCCGGCTACGAGAACGCCGACGAGCTCGCCGAGGATCGCAGGCACATGCTCACCACCGGGCTCGAGGCCTACACCAAGAGCGGCGTGGTCGGCCGACCCTCACTGGCCACTGCGGCAAAGGGCCGGGACGTGCTCGACCGGCTCGTCGTGGCGTTCGGTGACTGCCTCGCGTCGCTCGCTTGA